TCGACGAAGGCTATGGCCCGAACGTACCCGCGATGGAAACCCTTGCGCGCGATCATGACCTGATCATCTGCGTCGATTGCGGTACGCTTTCGCATGAGCCGGTCGCAGCCGCCAAGGGTGCGGATGTGATCATTCTCGACCACCACTTGGGCGGTGAGACCCTGCCCGATTGCGTGGCCTGCGTGAACCCCAACCGGCAGGACGAGACCAAGGATCTGGCGCATCTCTGTGCGGCCTCGGTGGTGTTCCTGATGCTGGTCGATGTGAACCGGCTGATGCGCGGCGAGGGCCTGAAGGGGCCGGACCTGATCGCCATGCTGGATCTGGTGGCACTGGCCACGGTGGCCGATGTGGCCCCGCTGATCGGCTGCAACCGCGCCTTGGTGCGGCAGGGGCTGAAGGTGATGGGGCGGCGCGACCGTGTGGGACTGCGCGCCTTGGCGGATGTCTCGCGTATGGATCAGGCGCCCAATGCCTATCACTTGGGTTTCCTACTGGGGCCACGGCTGAATGCGGGCGGGCGGATCGGTGCCGCCGATCTGGGCGCGCGTCTTCTATCGACCACCGACGAGGCCGAGGCGCAGGCGCTGGCCGACCGTCTGGACCAGCTCAACACCGACCGCCGCGACATCGAGAACCGCGTCCGCGAGGCCGCATTGAAACAGGCGGAAGACCGCGGGCTAGATGCGCCTCTGGTCTGGGCCGCAGGCGAGGGCTGGCATCCGGGCGTGGTGGGCATTGTCGCCGCCCGCCTGAAAGAGGCCACCAACCGCCCCGCCGTGGTGATCGGGCTGGATAAGGGCATCGGCAAGGGCTCGGCGCGCTCGGTCAACGGGGTGGACCTTGGTGCCTCTATCCAGCGTGTGGCCGCCGAGGGGCTGTTGCTGAAAGGCGGCGGGCATAAGATGGCCGCAGGTCTGACGGTCGAGGAAGGCAAGCTGGAGGCCGCGATGGAGCGTCTGGCAGAGCTGTTGGCCAAGCAGGGCGCGGGGGCCGGTGGGCCGCGTGATCTGCGCATCGACACGCTGCTGATGCCCGGTGCGGCCACAACCGACCTGATCGAGCAGATCGAACAGGCCGGCCCCTTCGGTCAGGGCGCCCCTGCCCCGCGTTTTGCCTTCCCCGCGATGGAAATTACCGGCGCGCGTCAGGTTGGCGAATCGCATCTGCGATTCTCTTTCGGGGATGGTCTGGGCCAGAAACGCGATGCCATCGCCTTCGGGGCCTTTGATAGCGCCATCGGTCCGGCCCTTGCCAAGCCGGGGGCGACACGATTCCATCTGGCCGGCCGACTGGAAATCAACACTTGGGGCGGCAGAAGCAAGGTTCAACTGCGGCTGGAGGACGCCGCACCCGCTATTGAAACCCTTTGAAAGCGCATATTTTCATGGGTGTTTTCCCCGCGCGCTACGACAGGTGAGAATATCGTGAAAAAACCTCTTGCGCGGCGAAGAAACCTCGACTATCTACCGCCCCACGCCGCAAGCATGGCCCGTTCGTCTATCGGTTAGGACGCCAGGTTTTCAACCTGGAAAGAGGGGTTCGATTCCCCTACGGGCTGCCACTTGCAACGCAGGCGTGTCAGAAATGGCCCGTTCGTCTATCGGTTAGGACGCCAGGTTTTCAACCTGGAAAGAGGGGTTCGATTCCCCTACGGGCTGCCACTGACACCGCCGAACACGCCAGAGTGGCCCGTTCGTCTATCGGTTAGGACGCCAGGTTTTCAACCTGGAAAGAGGGGTTCGATTCCCCTACGGGCTGCCAGCGCATTTCACTCTCACCACTATGAAAACAATAGCAAAGCACGCCTTGGCACTATTTGCACATTGCGGATCCTTACGTCAAATTTTAGTAATGTAATTACATTGCAAAATATTGACCAACGGAGTTTTTCATGACCCTCTTCCGCCTCGCCCTCACTGGCATCTTCGCCTTGAGCCTTGCCCATACGGCCGCCGCCGAGAGCCATATGCATACCCATGCCTCGGATGCTATTTATCATGGCTATTTCGAGGATTCGCAAATTGCAGATCGCAACCTTTCGGACTGGGACGGAAGCTGGCAATCGGTCTACCCCTATCTCAAGGATGGCACACTGGATCCCGTCATGGCCCATAAAGCCGAAAGCGGAGATAAATCCGCCGCCGAATACCGCGCCTATTACGATACAGGCTATAAGACCGACGTCGAACAAATTGATA
The sequence above is drawn from the Thioclava sp. GXIMD4216 genome and encodes:
- the recJ gene encoding single-stranded-DNA-specific exonuclease RecJ gives rise to the protein MSAFLNVEQSLTNRHWVGPGPESDRLTEAMVQETRLPHPLARILVARGVPPMEAASFLEPTLRDLLPDPREMLDMEKASARFLAAVKARERIAIFADYDVDGGSSAALLLVWLRQMGLDPTLYIPDRIDEGYGPNVPAMETLARDHDLIICVDCGTLSHEPVAAAKGADVIILDHHLGGETLPDCVACVNPNRQDETKDLAHLCAASVVFLMLVDVNRLMRGEGLKGPDLIAMLDLVALATVADVAPLIGCNRALVRQGLKVMGRRDRVGLRALADVSRMDQAPNAYHLGFLLGPRLNAGGRIGAADLGARLLSTTDEAEAQALADRLDQLNTDRRDIENRVREAALKQAEDRGLDAPLVWAAGEGWHPGVVGIVAARLKEATNRPAVVIGLDKGIGKGSARSVNGVDLGASIQRVAAEGLLLKGGGHKMAAGLTVEEGKLEAAMERLAELLAKQGAGAGGPRDLRIDTLLMPGAATTDLIEQIEQAGPFGQGAPAPRFAFPAMEITGARQVGESHLRFSFGDGLGQKRDAIAFGAFDSAIGPALAKPGATRFHLAGRLEINTWGGRSKVQLRLEDAAPAIETL